A section of the Aulosira sp. FACHB-615 genome encodes:
- a CDS encoding cation-transporting P-type ATPase, whose amino-acid sequence MMNANSHANSHIWTLTPTDVYKTLTTTPQGISEAEANLRLKQSGYNELPEPQTRPLILRFIDQLTHFMALLLWVAGILAFISQTPELGWAIWAVIWINAIFSFWQEFQAEKALSALKKILPSQAKVYRDGKLTVIPTRELVSGDVMQLEEGDKISADARLVESQSLYVDVSILTGESLPVPRISEPVTVLNIHASEASNLVFAGSTVAAGRGLAVVYATGTHTEFGQVARLTANVQREASTLEVQISRVVHIITIIALSMGVVIFLLTKLLVGMQLRESFIFAIGIIVAFVPEGLLPTVSLALAIGVKRMAAKNALVRRLSAVETLSATTVICTDKTGTLTKNEMTVRQLWIPNTQINVTGVGYEPKGEVEIPSPEYESQVQLMLAGAALCSNARLDHPPNSHQWQALGDPTEAALLVAAIKAGLNLEDLQHQAPRRREIPFDSHRRMMTVLLEGHLPLDNTENSQYLIFTKGAPLDVLQHSRYLWHTGEKPELTQTQREEIIAANDQLASQGYRVLGVATSQGSAELNQPDDHLLEQDLTFLGLVAMIDPPRPEVADAIALCHRAGIQVTMITGDYGLTAAAIAHRINLVNGKAKIITGEQLGHLSDTQLRQILHKHKTGLVFARVMPEQKLRLVEAYKTLGHIVAVTGDGVNDAPALRAANIGIAMGISGTDVAREAADIVLIDDNFATIVSAIEQGRAVYQNIRKFMTYILASNMAEFLPFLAMVFLKIPPALLILQILAIDLGTDMIPALALGAEKPEAGSMELPPRKKSQPLLDLPLLLRAYCFLGLLEGLAGMAGFFFVWWTNGYNIPQLQALSPSILSHSASAATMAIYHQATTMTLAVIVACQDGNVFACRSERFSILRLGFFSNRLIWAGIAVEWCLILSIIYSPTLQTIFSTAPLQPSYWLILLLCPPFILIADELRKRMIAKVNHKSDPDILHHTQHL is encoded by the coding sequence TGTGGGTGGCGGGAATTTTAGCGTTTATTTCCCAAACACCGGAATTAGGCTGGGCAATTTGGGCAGTTATTTGGATTAATGCTATTTTCAGTTTTTGGCAGGAGTTTCAAGCGGAAAAAGCTTTATCAGCCCTGAAAAAAATCTTACCTTCTCAAGCCAAAGTTTATCGGGATGGCAAATTAACTGTGATTCCTACCCGTGAATTAGTTAGCGGCGATGTGATGCAGTTAGAAGAAGGTGATAAAATCTCCGCCGATGCCAGACTTGTGGAAAGTCAGTCTTTATATGTCGATGTCTCCATCCTTACCGGAGAATCTTTGCCAGTTCCCCGCATTAGCGAACCTGTCACCGTACTCAATATTCATGCTTCCGAAGCCAGTAACTTAGTATTTGCAGGTTCTACCGTCGCCGCCGGTCGCGGACTGGCGGTGGTATATGCAACGGGTACACATACAGAATTTGGTCAAGTCGCCCGTCTCACCGCCAATGTGCAACGAGAAGCCAGCACTTTAGAAGTGCAGATTTCCAGAGTCGTTCACATCATCACTATCATTGCTTTGAGTATGGGGGTGGTGATATTTCTCCTGACTAAGTTGCTGGTGGGAATGCAACTACGCGAAAGTTTTATTTTTGCCATTGGGATTATTGTGGCATTTGTCCCTGAAGGCTTATTACCTACTGTGAGTTTAGCTTTAGCCATTGGTGTCAAGCGTATGGCTGCCAAAAATGCCTTAGTGCGGCGTTTATCTGCGGTGGAAACTCTTAGTGCAACAACGGTAATTTGCACCGACAAAACCGGGACTTTGACGAAAAATGAAATGACTGTCCGCCAATTGTGGATACCTAATACGCAAATTAACGTGACTGGGGTAGGTTATGAACCCAAGGGAGAAGTAGAAATTCCCTCTCCTGAGTATGAATCCCAAGTGCAATTAATGTTAGCTGGTGCGGCGCTTTGTTCTAATGCACGGTTAGATCATCCTCCCAATTCCCATCAATGGCAAGCATTGGGTGATCCCACAGAAGCCGCGTTATTAGTAGCCGCAATTAAAGCTGGTTTAAATTTGGAAGATTTGCAACACCAAGCACCCAGAAGGAGAGAAATCCCGTTTGATTCCCACCGCCGGATGATGACGGTTTTATTAGAAGGACATTTACCGTTAGACAATACAGAAAATTCTCAATATCTTATTTTTACCAAAGGCGCACCATTAGATGTATTGCAACATTCACGCTATTTATGGCACACAGGTGAAAAGCCGGAACTGACCCAAACCCAGCGCGAGGAAATTATCGCCGCAAATGATCAACTAGCAAGTCAAGGTTATCGTGTTCTGGGAGTAGCCACAAGTCAAGGTAGTGCAGAATTAAACCAGCCAGATGATCATTTATTGGAACAAGATTTGACTTTTTTAGGATTAGTGGCGATGATTGACCCACCGCGCCCAGAAGTTGCGGATGCGATCGCTCTTTGTCATCGTGCCGGAATTCAGGTGACAATGATTACAGGTGATTATGGGTTAACAGCAGCTGCGATCGCTCATCGCATTAATTTAGTCAACGGCAAAGCTAAAATCATTACAGGCGAACAATTAGGACATCTTTCAGATACACAATTACGGCAAATCCTCCACAAGCACAAAACTGGCTTGGTATTTGCCAGAGTCATGCCAGAACAGAAACTCAGATTAGTGGAAGCATACAAAACCCTTGGTCATATCGTCGCTGTAACTGGTGATGGTGTCAACGATGCCCCTGCCTTACGCGCAGCAAATATCGGCATCGCAATGGGAATCAGTGGTACAGATGTTGCCCGCGAAGCTGCGGATATTGTTCTCATCGATGATAATTTTGCCACTATCGTCTCCGCCATTGAACAAGGTAGGGCAGTATATCAAAATATCCGCAAATTTATGACTTATATTCTCGCCTCCAACATGGCAGAGTTTCTCCCTTTCCTGGCAATGGTGTTTCTGAAAATACCACCAGCTTTGTTAATTTTGCAAATCTTAGCCATTGACTTAGGTACAGATATGATTCCTGCACTAGCTTTAGGTGCAGAAAAACCCGAAGCCGGTTCAATGGAATTACCACCGCGCAAAAAATCCCAGCCACTCTTAGATTTACCCTTACTCCTGCGTGCTTACTGCTTTTTAGGACTCCTGGAAGGTTTAGCAGGTATGGCAGGATTTTTCTTTGTCTGGTGGACGAATGGCTATAATATTCCCCAATTACAAGCCCTCAGCCCCAGTATTCTCTCACACTCAGCCAGTGCAGCCACAATGGCGATTTATCATCAAGCCACAACCATGACCTTAGCTGTAATTGTCGCTTGCCAAGATGGTAACGTTTTTGCCTGTCGTTCCGAACGCTTTTCAATTTTGCGCTTAGGCTTTTTTAGCAACCGCTTAATTTGGGCGGGAATTGCCGTGGAATGGTGCTTAATCCTCTCTATTATTTATTCTCCTACCCTACAAACCATCTTCTCCACTGCACCTTTACAACCCTCTTACTGGCTAATCTTACTGTTATGTCCACCGTTCATCTTAATAGCCGACGAACTACGAAAGCGAATGATTGCTAAAGTCAACCATAAAAGCGATCCTGATATCTTGCACCATACTCAACACCTGTAG